Part of the Paenarthrobacter sp. JL.01a genome is shown below.
CAAGTTCCTTGAAGTTGATGCGGTGGCTCTCGCCGTTGAAGCGCAGTTCGATGCCATCGTGGCGGTCGCCTTCGCGCAGAACCCGGTCGGACACACCCGAGTCCACCAGGAGGTTCACAGTACCGTGCTCCAGAATTCCGGCACGGACCGTTTCCTGGATGTCCTTGCGGCTGCGGATCTCCACCACCACGGATTCGATTCCTTGCTTGGCCAAGAGATGGGAGAGCATGAGCCCGGCCGGGCCTCCGCCCATAATGGCGACCTGTGTGGTGATCGGTGTGCGTGCCATGATTCCTCGCTTCGTTGCGGTTCCCGTCCTCTGCTGAACGGGTTTGAGCTTGGAATCAGTGTGCCTTCCGGGAAGTGAGTGGCATTACACCAATTCCATTGAACGGAAGTCGTGACTACTTCCCAGCTGACGGCCGATGCCCCGCGCCGCGGTCTGCAAAGCGGGCACCAACGCCTGCAGACGCATCTCAGCAAGGGGTACCACCACTCCCAGCGCGGCCACCGTTCTGCGCCTGGCGTCCATGACCGGAACCGCGATCCCCCAGGTGTCCGGATCCACCACGCCCGCCAACTGCGAATAGCCTTGCTGGGCGGCTTCGGCCAGGAGATGACGAACGACGTCGGCAGTAACCTTTCCGGCAGGGTCGCGGAATTGTTTGAGGTACTCCGCCTGCAGTTCGCGGGACTGGTTGGACATCAACGCAAGCCCGGCCGAGGAGATGTGGACAGGCATCCTCCCTGCGACCTTGGCACGGTTGGCCACGGAGCCCCGCCGGGAAAGTCGCTCCACAAAGAGGGCTTCCCAGCCTTCGAGTACCGCCAGATTGACGTTTTGGTTCAGTACCTGCTGGATGTCTTCCATGAACGGCATCGCTGCCTGGCGCAGTTCCAGTGTCGGTGAATTCCGGTTGACGAGTTCCCAGAGGCGCAGCCCGAGGCGCACGGTTCCGCCCGCCCCAAGATCCAGCAGCCCCTGCTCTGCAAGCTGGCGCACCAACCGGTGGGCGGAGGACAACGGCAGGCCAGCCCGCTCGGCGAGCTCGCTCAGCTGCAGCGAAGTCGCACCTTCCGGGAATGCGGAGATGACCCTGACCACCCGCTCCACCACGGAGTCGCCGGACGTTGAGTTGGCCACAGTTCGCCACCTTCCTGCACGCGCATCATTGACGCATGAAACACACTCAAGGGCGTCGAACGATGAGGCCCTCACTCAGGATCCAGACGCCAAACAGCCAGGATTCCATTCAATGGTAGAACGTGTGCGGCGTTACAAGGAGCAGTGATACAAATCTCGTAACCGACCGGTCGTTCAGGTGACCGGCACCCCAATAATGAGGACGCTATGCCAACGATGTCATCTGCCCGCCGCTCCCAATGGCCTGTCTGGCTTTGTTGGCTGGCCATGGTCCTGGACGGTTTCGACCTTGTGGTCCTGGGAACCGTCATCCCCACGCTGATCAAGACCGGCGAGCTTGGCTTTGACGCTGTGGGAGCCACCTTCGCTGCCACCATCTCCTTGGTTGGTGTCGGCTTGGGCGCACTCTTCATCGCACCGCTTTCGGACAAGTTCGGTCGCCGCAAGCTGCTGATCGCCTGCGTGGCAGGCTTCTCGATCTTCACTATCGGAGTGGCTTTTGCGCCTAACGTCGCCGTGTTCTCTGCATTGCGTCTTCTGGCCGGTCTTGGCCTTGGCGCCTGCCTTCCCGCGGCCCTGGCCTACATGAACGACTACGCCCCGACAGGCACGGCCGGAAAATCCACCACCAGGACCATGACCGGATATCACGTCGGCGCCGTCGCCACAGCCCTTCTGGCCATCATCATCGTGCCGAACTGGCGCCTCATGTTCATCATTGGCG
Proteins encoded:
- a CDS encoding IclR family transcriptional regulator, coding for MANSTSGDSVVERVVRVISAFPEGATSLQLSELAERAGLPLSSAHRLVRQLAEQGLLDLGAGGTVRLGLRLWELVNRNSPTLELRQAAMPFMEDIQQVLNQNVNLAVLEGWEALFVERLSRRGSVANRAKVAGRMPVHISSAGLALMSNQSRELQAEYLKQFRDPAGKVTADVVRHLLAEAAQQGYSQLAGVVDPDTWGIAVPVMDARRRTVAALGVVVPLAEMRLQALVPALQTAARGIGRQLGSSHDFRSMELV